From Nocardioides daedukensis, the proteins below share one genomic window:
- a CDS encoding phosphatase PAP2 family protein — protein MIGLVVFGLLWVDLVLDGPITRVDRWTADLVSPVTASPATTVAQWLSRAGAWEVSGALALGVAVALTLVRRSIEPVAVISGGLVLLAVLGFGTKTLIGRTGPVDPHADLGWGGAFPSGHSAAALVIACLLAILLTESGHPRNVGLAWITSTLWWLLIGWSRVQINVHWVGDVLSGWALGAVVVGIVCTTRRLVRKRVSRRGNTDR, from the coding sequence GTGATTGGCCTGGTTGTCTTCGGTCTGCTCTGGGTCGACCTGGTCCTCGACGGACCGATCACCCGAGTCGACCGCTGGACCGCCGATCTCGTCAGTCCGGTCACGGCATCGCCGGCCACCACCGTTGCCCAATGGCTGTCCCGGGCTGGTGCCTGGGAGGTCTCCGGAGCGCTGGCGCTGGGTGTCGCTGTGGCCCTGACCCTGGTCCGCCGATCAATCGAGCCAGTGGCCGTGATCAGTGGAGGGCTGGTGCTGCTGGCGGTGCTGGGCTTCGGAACCAAGACACTGATCGGACGCACCGGCCCGGTCGATCCACACGCTGATCTTGGGTGGGGTGGCGCCTTCCCGTCCGGTCATTCGGCGGCAGCCCTGGTGATCGCCTGCTTGCTGGCGATCCTTCTGACCGAGTCCGGTCACCCCCGAAATGTCGGGTTGGCATGGATCACGAGCACCCTCTGGTGGCTCTTGATCGGGTGGAGCCGAGTGCAGATCAACGTGCACTGGGTCGGCGACGTGTTGTCCGGATGGGCACTCGGCGCGGTGGTGGTGGGCATCGTGTGCACCACTCGAAGGCTGGTCAGGAAACGGGTGAGCAGGCGTGGGAACACGGATCGTTGA
- a CDS encoding glycosyltransferase, giving the protein MLHVTEAMGGGVTSSVLAMVESTPDVDHHLYARPRSQHDTGADLATGFSSVHMMATNPVTAIRELRRLQRRLFPDVVHAHSSVGGLLVRTAGLDRTRIVYSPHCFAFERRDISALQRVLFTAVERALSPRTDLLVAVAPNELDLAAELGHHEIAYVPNRTTLDLHARAVHREPLRVVTVGRISHQKDWRYFLHLKRYVDQHVAPDLEWEWLGGGDPEGERELAAAGVRVTGWIDRDTLLDRLADAQAYVHTAAWEAAPISILEAAGLGVPLVLRSIPALDSLALPGRAADVDTMATRLVSLTNREAWLKAQGESYAVAERHSIERQGEHLRDAYARACGGELPRTSVTATSLSSVARTTADLVGGPDDVAVLRHTRPQKAGARP; this is encoded by the coding sequence GTGCTGCACGTCACCGAAGCCATGGGCGGCGGGGTCACCTCGTCGGTGCTGGCCATGGTGGAGTCGACGCCCGACGTCGATCACCACCTCTACGCCCGACCACGCTCCCAGCACGACACGGGAGCTGACCTGGCCACCGGGTTCAGCTCGGTCCACATGATGGCGACCAATCCGGTCACGGCGATCCGAGAACTGCGACGCCTCCAGAGGCGGCTGTTTCCGGACGTGGTGCACGCACACTCGTCGGTCGGCGGACTGCTGGTCCGCACTGCTGGCCTCGATCGCACGCGCATCGTCTACAGCCCACACTGTTTCGCCTTCGAACGACGTGACATCTCTGCCCTGCAACGCGTCCTGTTCACTGCCGTAGAGCGGGCGCTCAGCCCGCGCACCGACCTGCTCGTGGCCGTGGCCCCCAACGAGCTGGACCTTGCCGCGGAGCTCGGCCACCACGAGATCGCCTACGTTCCGAACCGCACCACGCTCGACCTGCATGCCCGGGCGGTCCACCGTGAGCCCTTGCGAGTGGTGACCGTGGGTCGGATCAGTCATCAGAAGGACTGGCGCTACTTCCTGCACCTCAAGCGGTACGTCGACCAGCACGTCGCCCCCGATCTCGAGTGGGAGTGGCTCGGAGGCGGTGACCCCGAGGGCGAGCGTGAGCTCGCCGCAGCGGGGGTCCGGGTGACGGGATGGATCGACCGGGACACCCTGCTGGACCGTCTCGCCGACGCTCAGGCCTACGTGCACACGGCGGCCTGGGAGGCCGCTCCGATCAGCATCCTCGAGGCTGCCGGTCTCGGCGTACCGCTGGTGCTGCGCAGCATTCCTGCGCTGGACAGCCTTGCGCTGCCCGGTCGGGCCGCCGACGTCGACACCATGGCCACCCGACTCGTCTCCCTCACCAACCGAGAGGCATGGCTGAAGGCCCAGGGAGAGTCGTACGCCGTCGCCGAACGGCACTCGATCGAACGTCAGGGCGAGCACCTCCGCGATGCCTATGCCCGAGCCTGCGGAGGGGAGCTCCCGAGGACATCAGTCACCGCGACCTCCCTGTCCTCGGTGGCGCGCACGACGGCCGATCTTGTCGGCGGACCGGACGACGTCGCTGTCCTTCGACACACCCGTCCCCAGAAGGCGGGTGCTCGG
- a CDS encoding GNAT family N-acetyltransferase — protein sequence MGTRIVEASELGAWSSDWDRLVLSAALPTPFSRSWWLSGVAGPGAHFVLVLEGDRLLGGLALERRRWLGVDRFEVLGGGKLCPDHLDLLADPDHVPEVIAALRDWATSPGARIFDLDGIREDAWLLDALPGVRVSTSDVAIHEVLSGTAQDYFARRSKTFLKRVRKQQRRLEASGVRCRRVSPEEVGPALDRFTELHAVREDRAELLQEMSRIRRAAEAGAAVGEVEFYVAEHEGVWGAVLMNFVVGGRLNVYQTARSFDPIFNHVGSVIDTLAIEDACSAALVEVDFLRGAEPFKRSFAASERDLLRFRSGHGVRGRMALAVLVGGTSLRSAVGRQWRRMVQKKSSGSDGSSGSLRALVGHVQSWKRPR from the coding sequence GTGGGAACACGGATCGTTGAGGCCTCGGAACTCGGGGCGTGGAGCAGCGACTGGGACCGGCTGGTGCTGAGTGCGGCGCTACCCACTCCCTTCTCGCGCTCCTGGTGGCTCTCCGGCGTGGCCGGCCCCGGTGCGCACTTCGTCCTCGTTCTCGAGGGCGACCGCCTGCTGGGCGGACTGGCCCTGGAGCGTCGACGCTGGCTGGGGGTGGACAGGTTCGAGGTCCTCGGAGGCGGCAAGCTCTGCCCGGATCATCTCGACCTGCTTGCCGATCCGGACCACGTTCCGGAGGTGATCGCAGCCCTCCGTGACTGGGCCACCTCACCGGGCGCTCGAATCTTCGACCTGGATGGGATCCGGGAGGATGCCTGGCTCCTTGATGCCCTCCCGGGAGTGCGGGTCAGCACCTCGGACGTGGCGATCCACGAAGTCCTGTCCGGAACCGCCCAGGACTACTTCGCGCGACGGTCCAAGACCTTCCTCAAGCGGGTCCGCAAACAGCAGCGGCGTCTCGAGGCCTCCGGAGTGCGGTGTCGTCGGGTCTCTCCCGAGGAAGTGGGGCCGGCCCTGGACAGGTTCACGGAGCTGCACGCGGTGCGCGAGGACAGGGCCGAGCTGCTGCAGGAGATGTCCCGGATCAGACGTGCTGCCGAGGCGGGCGCCGCCGTCGGTGAGGTGGAGTTCTACGTTGCGGAGCACGAAGGTGTGTGGGGAGCGGTGCTGATGAACTTCGTCGTGGGCGGACGACTCAACGTCTATCAGACGGCCCGCTCCTTCGACCCGATCTTCAACCACGTCGGGAGTGTGATCGACACGCTCGCCATCGAGGACGCGTGCAGTGCGGCCCTGGTGGAGGTCGATTTCCTGCGAGGAGCCGAGCCGTTCAAGCGCTCCTTCGCCGCGTCGGAACGCGATCTGTTGCGGTTCCGCTCCGGCCACGGGGTCCGCGGGCGGATGGCTCTGGCTGTCCTGGTCGGAGGTACGTCGCTGCGCAGCGCGGTCGGCCGGCAGTGGCGTCGCATGGTCCAGAAAAAAAGTTCGGGGTCGGATGGATCATCGGGATCTCTGCGCGCACTAGTGGGGCATGTTCAATCGTGGAAGAGACCGAGGTGA